One window of the Nothobranchius furzeri strain GRZ-AD chromosome 3, NfurGRZ-RIMD1, whole genome shotgun sequence genome contains the following:
- the tomm34 gene encoding mitochondrial import receptor subunit TOM34: MPQKHKSKSWTELKQAGNENFKMGQYGEATSLYSQAIRELEKSGNKNPEDLGILYSNRAASYLKDGSCAECVKDCEMSLELYPFNVKSLLRRAAAYEALERYRQAYIDYKTVLQIDFNIVSAHDGTNRMTKALTEADGPSWREKLPPIPTVPLAVREKLAQQAGASAMPPKAAPLQNGIKQTNKPAPSDKELKKAQMLKEEGNALVKKGEHRKAIEKYSQSLKHNASEVTTYTNRALCYLSVKQYRDAIKDCDEALRIDGSNIKALYRRAQAHKELKDVKACVDDLNNLLKVEPKNSAAGKMLQEVQKRK; encoded by the exons ATGCCTCAGAAACACAAGTCCAAGTCGTGGACGGAGCTAAAACAGGCCGGTAATGAGAACTTCAAGATGGGTCAGTATGGAGAAGCTACCAGCCTGTACAGCCAGGCCATCAGGGAGCTGGAAAAGTCTG gtaACAAGAACCCAGAAGACTTAGGCATTTTGTACTCAAACCGGGCAGCCAGCTACCTGAAGGACGGCAGCTGTGCAGAATGTGTGAAGGACTGTGAAAT GTCCCTGGAGTTGTACCCGTTCAATGTGAAGTCTTTGCTTCGGCGTGCCGCTGCCTATGAAGCTCTGGAGCGCTACAGGCAGGCGTACATCGATTACAAAACCGTTCTGCAGATCGACTTCAACATAGTGTCTGCTCACGACGGCACCAACAG GATGACGAAGGCGCTCACAGAGGCAGACGGCCCTTCGTGGAGAGAGAAACTTCCTCCAATTCCAACTGTCCCGCTGGCCGTGAGGGAAAAGCTTGCCCAGCAAGCCGGAGCCAGCGCCATGCCCCCGAAAGCTGCACCGCTGCAGAATGGCATCAAGCAAACCAACAAACCTG CACCAAGTGACAAAGAGCTAAAGAAAGCCCAGATGCTGAAGGAGGAAGGCAACGCTCTGGTTAAGAAGGGAGAGCACAGGAAGGCCATCGAGAAGTACAGCCAGAGCCTCAAACACAATGCCAGCGAGGTGACGACGTACACCAACAG GGCGCTATGTTACCTGTCGGTGAAGCAGTACAGAGACGCCATCAAGGACTGCGACGAGGCTCTGAGGATTGATGGAAGCAACATAAAGGCTCTCTACAGGAGGGCGCAGGCCCACAAAGAGCTCAAG GACGTGAAAGCCTGCGTGGACGACCTGAACAATCTGCTGAAGGTGGAACCGAAGAACTCGGCTGCTGGGAAGATGCTGCAGGAGGTGCAGAAGAGGAAGTGA